From Arachis stenosperma cultivar V10309 chromosome 2, arast.V10309.gnm1.PFL2, whole genome shotgun sequence, one genomic window encodes:
- the LOC130961921 gene encoding probable protein phosphatase 2C 48, with product MVKSCWKPLVEGEDNGDGGGSSSGRVDGLLWYKDLGYHLHGEISMAVIQANNSLEDRSQVESGPLSSNHHLGPHGTFIGVYDGHGGNEASQFVSDNLFSNLKRFAAENQSISETVIKKAFSATEDAFLSRVKKQWLSKPEIASTGTCCLVGIICNGMLYIANSGDSRAVLGRLERQTREASAVQLSVEHNVNQETVRDELRSKHPFDSQIVVMRHNVWRVKGLIQVSRSIGDAYLKRAEFNRDPLPSKYRLAETFFKPILSCEPSISVHKLHPDDQFLIFASDGLWEHLGNQEAVSIVSNNPPNGIARRLVKAALREAAKKREMRFADLQKIEQGVRRHFHDDITVIVVFLNPKLIDTSSHLGSPLSIKGGEF from the exons ATGGTTAAATCATGCTGGAAACCATTGGTGGAAGGCGAAGATAATGGAGACGGCGGTGGGAGTAGTAGTGGGAGAGTTGATGGGTTGTTGTGGTACAAAGATTTGGGGTACCATCTTCATGGTGAAATCTCAATGGCTGTGATTCAAGCAAATAACTCATTGGAAGATAGAAGCCAAGTTGAATCTGGACCTTTGAGTTCCAACCACCATTTGGGTCCTCATGGAACCTTCATAGGTGTATATGATGGTCATGGTGGAAATGAAGCCTCACAGTTTGTTAGTGACAATCTTTTCTCTAATCTCAAGA GGTTTGCAGCTGAAAATCAAAGCATATCAGAAACCGTTATAAAAAAAGCATTCTCAGCAACAGAGGATGCTTTTTTGTCTCGAGTTAAGAAACAATGGCTAAGTAAGCCGGAGATTGCATCCACAGGAACTTGTTGCTTGGTTGGAATAATCTGCAACGGCATGCTTTACATCGCAAACTCCGGCGACTCGAGGGCGGTGCTAGGTAGATTAGAGAGACAAACAAGAGAAGCATCTGCTGTTCAATTATCCGTCGAACATAATGTTAATCAAGAAACTGTTAGAGATGAACTTCGTTCAAAGCACCCCTTTGATTCACAGATTGTGGTTATGAGACACAATGTTTGGCGTGTAAAAGGACTCATACag GTTTCAAGATCCATTGGTGATGCATATCTGAAGAGAGCAGAGTTCAATAGAGATCCTCTGCCATCTAAGTACAGACTAGCTGAGACATTCTTCAAGCCAATTCTTAGTTGTGAGCCATCAATATCGGTGCACAAACTCCACCCTGATGACCAATTCCTCATATTTGCTTCTGATGGTTTATGGGAGCACCTTGGCAACCAAGAAGCTGTTAGCATAGTCAGCAACAACCCACCTAAT GGAATTGCAAGAAGACTAGTGAAAGCTGCACTAAGAGAAGCAGCAAAGAAGAGAGAAATGAGATTTGCAGACCTACAAAAGATTGAACAAGGAGTAAGGAGACATTTTCATGATGACATAACCGTGATTGTTGTGTTTCTCAATCCCAAACTTATTGATACAAGCTCTCATTTAGGTTCTCCTCTTTCAATCAAGGGAGGCGAATTTtaa